ggaaaaaatccaaaataaaataataaatattgaaaaaatgtataaatatgtTTTGGTGTTTAACAATAATGTATACATTTTCCTTACACTTTCTTTTTCAAGCTTCTTATTTCTTTCCGTTGaaaagtttcaatttttttaataaaacttaattataaattaagtaaaaaagcaaataaatattctaatatcatgttttttttatttaaagcaaaaagcgATTCTCTTGGTAATACGATTATCAATACATTCTGTTCAAATACGAAGTGCAAAAttgataaatgaataaattgcaAACAGATTAATACCACCGCTCAActaaggagagaaaaaaacatcatcagcTTTACGCTAATGTAACTGCTaaacagaaaatgaaattaatagcAAAGATTATGCCACCATTCTGCGAACGAAAAAGAAGcatgcaaaacgaaaagatgcaaaccccaaaaacagaTGAACAGATGATTTATGAACCTCCTGCTCAATGAGCATCCCTTCTTTTCGGACGCTATCAAAAACGATACTTACGCTTAGCGAGTGAAAATCACGCGCTGCGTTTTATAATCGAATTTCGGATGATTTTTGATAAGTGCATGCCTTAGCTTACCCTTACCACACCGAATGTGGAGGTCTATAGGGTGGAACACAAAACTCGCCGTTTCGTGAAAAAACATGatcattaataaaaattatccaTTTTCCGTACGATAAGACAACATTTATTAAATACCACTTTTCAATGCTTCGCGATGATTTGTGCACTATAGTCTGTatatttctgtgtgtgtatgtattagTGTGAGTGGGTCGATTATGCTACCGAGATTGCTTTGCGTTTTGCTATACATTGACAAATATTCATCCCTTGTACTATttactaacattttctttttttttttttcttgtgtctATATAACTTGTTAATCTACATTACCGACAACGAGTTGCTCTATCATGGCTCACcactttttcctttaaaacTCGTCTTTAAAGTACATTTAATATcacattttaataattaaatatttttttaccaacttAACATAATCATTGTTGCGTATTGTTTCGTGAATGTAAATGCAGTTTGGTTGCCACCACACCTAGCGCAAGAAAGTGTTAAACAATGCCCTATTATTTCATGCTGCACGACCACACACGCCACTTGcttctgttttccttttcataacaaaacaaccgaaaagcATAAAATGCACGGGAAGGAACTAAAATCAAACCctcttttatgaaaaaaagaaagaaaactgaaAAGGCAGCAACtgattaaaacatattttaatcacCACCCGGAGAGGGTTTGATCTTCGTATGTGTGTATGGGCTATTTGAAGAATCGTAACAGATGTTCATCTCGATATACCACCCGTGTGCTCCGATCACGTTACGCAAGCCGCCCCGTCGAAGCGACATGaagatgctgttgctggtgttgaTGCCGTGAGGTTGCACCCTTCATACCGATGCCGGTGCCGCTCGACTTTTCCAGCAAATCACCCGCCTTATCCTGGTGTGCGGTCATGTGACGCGTTAGATGATGTCGCTCACGGAAGCTTTCGTTGCACACCGGACACTTCAGCTTGTCCTCCCGCTTGCGCCGTGCGTGATCATGCACGTGTTCACTTTTGTGATGGGAACGCATATGGTACACCAGATCACTCGTCATCCGGAAGCTTATGTTGCACTTGGCACATACGTTCTGGGCCGAAAGGGTGAACGTACTCATGGCGGATGGTAGCAAGGTGGACAGaatggctgctgctgccgggTTACGTATGATACCGTCGACCGATTCCGGCATCGGTGGGGAAGGTCCAGCAGCAAACGGGGGCAATGCGAAGGGTGGTACACCGGGGAAATAAGGTGAACCCGCCATCGAAGGATCGTTCGGATCGGTTGGTCGGTACAGCATCGGTAGGGGTGGTGCAGGACCTGTCGTTTTTGCCGCAGGTGATGTAGACCGAACCGGACCATTTGGTGGTGCCGATGGACTGCCCGGACTGGGCGATAGAAACGGTCCATACTCGTACGTACGGAAACCACCGACCGAACCGGTCTGCGATCCGGACGGACTGATCGAAATCGGTGGACTCGTCGAAGGACAGCTGTGACGATCCGGACTTAGCGGTGGCaatggcgatccgttcggtATCATGCTGGACACTTTCTGAAAAGCACTACGTTGCGTATCGGAATCACTACGTCCAAAGCCACCGAACGGATGTTCAT
The DNA window shown above is from Anopheles funestus chromosome 3RL, idAnoFuneDA-416_04, whole genome shotgun sequence and carries:
- the LOC125768552 gene encoding sal-like protein 1 is translated as MTMDIKQSRMNVKIVPPLPDQQDQQLHQHVITKMADRKPSTGTKRSFDVAFLMLPDEKLAAARNGKTPKRQLPPAPSPTIDVESDSTQSEDLSLKGGFSPVRSPEVERHFPLEMLNATRHRALLVDGHTAPLIHHPQQPHTHHHANHQHLPQHPGGEERLAYLFNSGARFYEHPFGGFGRSDSDTQRSAFQKVSSMIPNGSPLPPLSPDRHSCPSTSPPISISPSGSQTGSVGGFRTYEYGPFLSPSPGSPSAPPNGPVRSTSPAAKTTGPAPPLPMLYRPTDPNDPSMAGSPYFPGVPPFALPPFAAGPSPPMPESVDGIIRNPAAAAILSTLLPSAMSTFTLSAQNVCAKCNISFRMTSDLVYHMRSHHKSEHVHDHARRKREDKLKCPVCNESFRERHHLTRHMTAHQDKAGDLLEKSSGTGIGMKGATSRHQHQQQHLHVASTGRLA